One window of Thermoplasmatales archaeon genomic DNA carries:
- a CDS encoding ABC transporter permease, with protein MSAIMGIVKYQATIDMKAGKTYVAFGLVSFLAIAYGYLIPRFASGTLFAYTKSSQAWMLTTSSVFVTVAAGLAGLFIGAFIGSDVIAQEFESGSIIKLFSLPIRRGDIYLGKFIEKLIFALILSLIFVIVAIICGHFLSGYQSYFQWLPAFIGGIVLLIAGFTSMGFLFGPLVRQSSFVFGIMFGVWIFFAVIFGILAMKIGYGDGTFAIPFMNMTSVPSSIMNYAVNPSGILHLQYVSLGSSRHFSISAWKYMILNVIFASIEVLFIFGLGFAIFRKAEIRG; from the coding sequence ATGTCTGCAATAATGGGAATAGTGAAGTATCAAGCCACAATAGATATGAAGGCGGGGAAAACCTATGTCGCATTCGGTCTCGTATCTTTTCTCGCAATAGCCTATGGATATCTGATACCGAGATTTGCATCCGGAACTTTGTTTGCATATACCAAAAGTTCACAAGCATGGATGCTAACAACCTCAAGCGTCTTTGTAACAGTTGCTGCGGGCTTAGCGGGTTTATTTATTGGTGCATTCATCGGATCTGACGTCATTGCCCAGGAATTCGAATCTGGGTCCATAATCAAGCTATTTTCTCTTCCGATTCGTCGAGGAGATATCTATCTCGGGAAATTCATTGAAAAATTGATATTCGCACTGATCTTATCGCTAATATTTGTAATAGTTGCCATAATTTGCGGACACTTTCTTTCAGGCTATCAAAGCTATTTTCAGTGGTTACCCGCATTTATAGGTGGCATAGTTCTCTTGATTGCAGGATTTACGTCTATGGGTTTTCTTTTTGGGCCGTTGGTTCGGCAATCCTCCTTCGTTTTTGGTATAATGTTTGGCGTCTGGATATTTTTCGCTGTAATATTCGGGATCCTCGCGATGAAGATCGGTTATGGTGATGGAACATTTGCAATTCCATTTATGAATATGACCTCAGTTCCATCATCTATCATGAATTATGCAGTCAATCCGTCGGGAATTCTTCACTTGCAATACGTTTCGCTGGGAAGTTCTAGGCACTTTAGCATATCAGCGTGGAAATATATGATTCTGAATGTTATATTTGCGTCAATCGAAGTTCTGTTCATTTTTGGTTTGGGATTTGCCATATTTAGAAAAGCAGAAATAAGGGGCTGA
- a CDS encoding transcriptional regulator yields the protein MGSSLTDAENFRRFVLTQLAEEITDTPFKSSIRLIIIMSLGVSKRMRLTDIMKLTGCGKGSISNHIDKLEKSGFVTTHDASFFTSPRIVVEITKKGEEFYNNYLSMLEKIIYSHGHGDGENSASDSKTEDSPDLN from the coding sequence ATGGGGAGTAGTCTTACTGATGCGGAAAATTTTCGGCGATTTGTCCTCACCCAGCTCGCAGAAGAAATAACGGATACCCCTTTTAAGTCTTCGATAAGACTTATAATAATTATGTCTCTGGGTGTAAGCAAGAGAATGAGGCTCACTGACATTATGAAACTCACTGGATGTGGAAAGGGAAGTATTTCGAACCATATCGATAAACTAGAGAAGTCGGGTTTCGTAACTACGCATGACGCTTCGTTCTTCACTTCTCCGCGTATTGTAGTTGAAATAACGAAGAAAGGTGAAGAATTCTATAACAACTACCTCAGCATGCTTGAAAAAATAATATACAGTCATGGGCACGGTGATGGAGAGAATTCCGCGTCAGACTCTAAAACAGAAGATAGTCCGGATCTGAATTGA
- a CDS encoding ABC transporter ATP-binding protein, with product MDALVVENLSKTYSNGRGIREINLNVQKGKIHALLGNNGAGKSTTMKCITGIIFPDSGRIEVMGKEFRDNDPKIKSCVGYSPELPSLPKNLTGRQCLIVYGYLKGLSKDRVRLESKDLLEKVGLLDASDSRVSQYSRGMLQRLDLAIAMEGGPDILILDEPTAGLDPSSASKFRALLREQAAEGQTILLSDHQLSEVERLCSDATIINEGRTIIQSKMSDLLKKVKGSFKYVGEFSSVSDKLIHDIEKINGVVRVDMDHNGGNTLIICTEKRDQLNSEVSGIAKEIGCSLYSLAESKTTLEDIFLALVNAEE from the coding sequence GTGGATGCGCTTGTTGTAGAAAATCTAAGCAAAACATACTCAAATGGAAGAGGAATAAGAGAAATAAATCTGAATGTCCAGAAAGGGAAAATACATGCTTTACTTGGTAACAATGGAGCAGGTAAAAGCACCACAATGAAATGTATTACTGGAATAATTTTCCCTGATAGTGGCCGAATAGAGGTAATGGGAAAAGAATTCAGGGATAATGATCCTAAAATAAAGTCATGTGTTGGTTATTCTCCTGAACTTCCCTCTCTACCAAAGAATTTGACGGGAAGGCAATGTCTGATTGTATATGGCTATCTAAAGGGACTAAGTAAGGATCGGGTCAGGCTGGAATCGAAAGATCTCCTTGAAAAGGTCGGGCTTCTTGATGCTTCAGACTCAAGGGTTTCTCAGTACAGTAGAGGTATGTTGCAGAGGCTTGATCTCGCGATAGCAATGGAGGGAGGTCCAGACATACTTATTCTCGACGAACCAACTGCAGGACTTGATCCATCTTCCGCATCAAAGTTCAGGGCTCTGTTAAGGGAACAGGCAGCAGAAGGTCAGACCATTTTGCTCTCCGATCACCAGCTTTCCGAAGTTGAGCGGTTATGTTCAGATGCGACAATTATAAATGAAGGACGGACTATAATTCAGTCAAAAATGTCTGATTTATTGAAGAAGGTAAAAGGGAGCTTCAAATACGTTGGAGAATTTTCTTCTGTGAGTGATAAATTAATTCATGACATTGAAAAAATAAACGGTGTTGTTCGTGTGGATATGGATCATAATGGCGGCAACACTCTCATAATATGTACTGAAAAGCGGGATCAGCTGAATAGTGAAGTCTCAGGAATCGCGAAAGAGATAGGCTGTTCGTTGTACTCATTAGCCGAGAGTAAAACAACATTGGAGGACATATTCCTAGCTCTTGTAAATGCCGAGGAGTAG
- a CDS encoding pyridoxal phosphate-dependent aminotransferase: MKALEDEMFTWIRTNRKQCRFNLTNSGFSEPDLERFGINTSYEDYRSEMRETPEVFTESVASVYKVHKENVVTTCGGTGGIFIANAYLREKVSKVYVPPIEYMPMFLTPRSLGMPLIFKAPNREDFLSEKNFLFEFTNPNNPTGKSFDQRVINEMISLVEENDSYLYSDETFRPFSMEENPGTLFSGSKRIIVSNTMTKFFGLGNLRVGWMIAEEDVASELNNVKDIVTAEISNYSMWIAAQAIRNRKRFISFAKTIIEKNMQILKEFLALHTELKSDLPDSSSIAYLRYTKGPDSLEFAKKLLQDTGILIVPGRYFNDENGFRICMTSDPDNFKEAMDMLDSYLNDTKNLD, from the coding sequence ATGAAAGCCCTAGAAGATGAGATGTTCACATGGATACGGACGAACAGGAAACAATGTAGATTTAATCTGACTAATAGCGGTTTTTCTGAACCAGATCTAGAACGTTTCGGTATCAACACTTCATACGAAGACTATAGATCAGAGATGAGGGAAACGCCGGAAGTATTCACAGAAAGTGTAGCGAGTGTGTACAAAGTCCACAAGGAAAATGTGGTTACGACATGTGGAGGTACCGGGGGGATATTTATTGCAAATGCATACCTAAGAGAGAAGGTATCAAAAGTATATGTTCCACCGATAGAATATATGCCTATGTTTCTTACCCCGCGTTCACTTGGCATGCCATTGATCTTTAAAGCCCCAAATAGAGAAGATTTTTTGTCAGAAAAGAATTTTCTCTTTGAATTCACAAATCCGAATAATCCTACAGGAAAAAGTTTTGATCAAAGAGTAATTAATGAAATGATTAGTTTGGTCGAGGAAAATGACAGTTATCTCTATTCTGACGAAACATTCAGACCGTTTTCCATGGAAGAAAATCCCGGGACGTTGTTCAGCGGATCCAAAAGAATTATAGTTTCGAATACCATGACAAAATTTTTCGGTCTGGGAAATTTAAGAGTTGGTTGGATGATAGCAGAAGAAGATGTCGCCAGTGAACTCAACAATGTGAAAGATATTGTAACCGCAGAAATATCGAATTACAGTATGTGGATAGCTGCACAGGCAATTAGGAACAGGAAACGATTTATTTCCTTTGCAAAGACAATTATTGAAAAGAATATGCAAATACTGAAAGAGTTTCTTGCATTACATACAGAACTAAAATCGGATCTACCGGATTCAAGTTCGATCGCTTATCTAAGATATACAAAAGGACCCGATTCTTTAGAATTTGCCAAAAAGTTACTCCAGGATACGGGTATACTAATTGTTCCAGGCAGGTATTTTAATGATGAAAATGGATTCAGGATCTGCATGACATCAGATCCCGACAACTTCAAAGAAGCCATGGATATGCTGGACAGTTATCTCAATGATACGAAGAACCTTGATTGA
- a CDS encoding MFS transporter, with product MSFNSLYQYSWNVFEPLLVSGFETRLIEIQVAFTLFAIFSTVSQGPGGYIADKYGPRRIGIISAILSASGFLGTSFLHNLAVFYVLWSLGSIGEGILYGIATNLAVKWFVGSRGIAVGTISLGFGVGASIANVFIGRFGEFRTPMLIIGLLEIIILPVLMSLTRYPEQSTISGRTPLSTITNTRYWILYISFILGSIPLIVIASSFGFIGKSLPLYEFTILISIFPLLSGISRPILGYISDFIGRTKTLVIIDISIIAGALFLVLRIFPLSIVLIGFFGGSMISMYFALIGDVFGSKFSTSNNGIFYTGKAISGFLGSTIFALIFVISIEISFNFVLVSSILALMFLLLSVPRRKRNTEDVNGS from the coding sequence ATGTCTTTCAATTCACTCTATCAATATTCGTGGAATGTTTTTGAACCATTACTTGTATCCGGATTTGAAACCAGACTTATAGAAATTCAGGTTGCGTTTACCCTATTCGCAATTTTTTCAACCGTTTCACAAGGTCCCGGAGGCTACATAGCAGACAAGTACGGCCCAAGGAGGATCGGGATAATTTCTGCAATTCTCTCTGCGTCAGGATTTCTGGGTACGTCATTCCTTCACAATCTGGCAGTATTCTACGTTTTATGGTCTCTTGGGAGCATAGGGGAAGGTATACTATACGGTATTGCAACTAACCTTGCAGTCAAATGGTTTGTGGGATCAAGGGGCATCGCTGTCGGAACAATATCTCTTGGTTTTGGTGTTGGCGCAAGTATAGCAAATGTATTCATCGGGAGATTCGGAGAGTTTAGAACACCAATGCTCATAATCGGTTTGCTTGAAATCATAATACTCCCCGTATTAATGTCATTAACCCGTTATCCAGAACAATCAACGATTTCCGGAAGAACTCCGCTTTCCACTATAACAAACACTCGTTACTGGATACTCTATATTTCTTTTATACTTGGATCGATACCACTTATTGTAATAGCCTCGTCTTTTGGATTTATAGGTAAATCGCTTCCGTTGTATGAATTCACAATATTAATTTCCATATTTCCCCTGTTAAGTGGAATCAGCAGGCCAATACTCGGGTATATTTCGGATTTCATAGGCAGAACGAAAACACTGGTTATAATAGATATTTCTATCATAGCGGGTGCCTTGTTTTTGGTTCTCAGAATATTTCCACTTTCAATTGTCCTTATTGGGTTTTTCGGCGGATCCATGATATCGATGTATTTCGCTCTAATCGGTGACGTCTTTGGTTCAAAGTTCTCTACATCGAACAATGGAATCTTTTACACCGGAAAAGCGATATCAGGTTTTCTTGGAAGCACGATCTTTGCATTAATTTTTGTTATAAGCATTGAAATTTCGTTTAACTTTGTTCTGGTCTCGAGCATTCTGGCCCTGATGTTTTTGCTGTTGTCTGTTCCGAGGCGGAAACGAAATACAGAAGACGTAAATGGTTCTTAG
- a CDS encoding glycosyltransferase gives MKSILIVSDPISSGVSVQLNVINFLRSKLSGKFKVYVYWNCISTEPNRVSGLDSVDLVNSGSNFNICRLLPKRFKSNEGILWVLSWIVESMLGIGAEDVKKVVENNQIDYIVNISSTIPCKSDVLIIQGIPFLETLNNLSESSSSAYIVRSLFWFPILLLQRKLLAKFKSGSKKIYANSKYIKGYYENLGFKVPSVIHTVKNFSMFKRNTAESNENYVLSYIGKETEIKTLIELAKKGVKIITFGSKVPPGISIDYIKNFMEVEGHVSDDRLVRLYSGALFTAFPFTEEPFGYIPIESSLCGTPVLTYNKQGPLETVCEGENGWLVSSRGDFISKGLEIWNRKDSGINPIKCIEFAKKKIDEFSSELNIDQMVTEN, from the coding sequence TTGAAATCAATATTGATAGTTTCAGATCCAATAAGCTCAGGGGTATCTGTACAGTTAAATGTCATAAACTTCCTAAGATCAAAATTAAGTGGTAAATTTAAGGTATACGTATACTGGAACTGTATTTCGACAGAACCAAATAGAGTCTCTGGCTTAGACTCAGTAGATCTAGTCAACTCAGGCAGTAATTTCAACATATGCCGATTACTTCCAAAAAGATTCAAATCAAACGAAGGAATTTTATGGGTGCTGAGTTGGATTGTAGAATCCATGCTTGGAATTGGGGCTGAGGATGTTAAAAAGGTTGTAGAAAATAATCAGATTGATTACATTGTTAACATATCCTCAACTATACCCTGCAAATCAGATGTTCTGATTATTCAGGGCATCCCTTTTCTTGAAACGCTCAACAATCTTTCAGAGAGCAGTTCTAGTGCTTACATAGTACGTTCTCTGTTCTGGTTCCCTATTCTTTTGCTTCAAAGAAAATTACTGGCAAAATTTAAATCTGGAAGCAAAAAGATCTATGCAAACTCGAAATATATAAAGGGCTATTACGAGAATTTAGGGTTTAAAGTCCCATCTGTTATACACACTGTAAAAAATTTTTCCATGTTCAAAAGGAACACTGCCGAGTCGAATGAAAATTACGTTTTATCTTATATCGGGAAGGAAACTGAGATTAAGACTCTCATTGAACTTGCAAAAAAAGGTGTTAAGATAATAACATTCGGATCCAAAGTACCACCTGGCATTTCTATCGATTACATAAAGAACTTTATGGAGGTTGAAGGACATGTCAGTGATGATCGCTTAGTCCGTCTGTATTCCGGTGCTCTTTTTACCGCTTTTCCCTTCACTGAAGAGCCTTTTGGTTATATCCCCATAGAATCCTCTCTTTGTGGCACTCCGGTACTTACGTACAATAAGCAGGGTCCTTTGGAAACGGTTTGTGAAGGGGAAAATGGATGGCTTGTAAGTTCTCGGGGAGATTTTATTTCTAAGGGACTTGAGATATGGAATCGCAAAGATTCAGGAATTAACCCTATTAAGTGTATCGAATTTGCAAAAAAGAAAATAGATGAATTCTCATCTGAACTCAACATAGATCAAATGGTTACAGAGAATTAA